The DNA sequence ATAAAAATTCATTCATTTTTGTACGTTTTATAAGTTGTCAATTTGCGTTTGTAAAATAGTTTTGGCTACACACTGCTTTTATTCAAACAATAAAAATAGTGTTTTGCGGGATTAAAAAATCCAATTTAATTATCCAAATTGCCCTACTCTGTAAGTTCCCGGAGTATTAGCAAAAGCAATATTAATGCGATTCCAGGTATTTATTGTAGTAATGGCAAGTGTAAGATCTATTAATTCTTCTTCTGTAAATTCCTCTTGTGCAATATTGTAAATTTCATCGGGAACATCACAGGCATTTACGGCTTCTGCGTAGGCAAGAGCAATTCTTTCACGTTTTGTAAAGTAAGGAGTTTCTTTCCAGGCGCTTAATCCAAATAAACGTTGTGTAGTTTCGCCATTGGCCAATGCTTCTTTGGAGTGCATGTCTAAACAATAAGCACAGTTGTTAATTTGAGATATTCTAAAATCGATTAATTCCATAAGAGATCTATCGAGGCTTGATTTTTTCAAATAACCGGTAATTGCAAATAAAGTTCCGATTGCTTTTTGACCTTTTTCAAATACGTTAATTCTAGTTTCCATGTAGTGTAATTTTTAAATGTTTATACTCTAATAACAATTGAACTTTCAAAATTGGACAAAAAAAATAAAAAAAATGTAAAAAAAATGAACGTGAGCGTAAAAGTGAATGTTTACGGGACTTACGAACTGAAATAAAAAGAATTATTTGCTGTGTATTTTTATTTGAAAGTATTCCGGAAGGCGAAATCGTGTTGGAAATGGAGTTAGTAATGAGCAGTAAACACATTTAGAAAAGTAAAAAATACAAGATTAGCATTTTTAAAGAAGCATTTTATAAGTGATAAAGGTTTCTTAAATTGATTTGGAAACATTTTTGCTTGTAGTAAATTAGTAAGGCAATAACCTTAAAACAGTTGAATCATGAAAATAAAAATCATTTTTGCCACAGTATTGCTGGGTTTTGCAATATCGGCTAACGCGCAAAAGAGAATCAAAATTACCGAGCTTCCCGAAGCATCACAAGATTTTCTAAAAAAACATTTTAGTTACACCACTGTTGAAGTAGTCAAAAAAGACGCGGAACACGGTGAAAAAGGATATGAAGTCATACTGAAAGACGGAACCGAAGTAGAGTTCTGGAAAGACGGTTCCTATCGGGAGGTTGACGGAGGTAAGAAGCCAATTCCGACTGCATTTATTCCGGCAGCTGTTAAAGACTATGTCGCAAAAAACTATCCGAACGAAAAAATAACCCACATTGATTACGGTCACAAAGACCTCGATGTAGATTTAACGAACAAAATTGATCTTGAATTTACAAAAGAGGGCAAACTTCTAAAAGGAAAAAAAGAATAAATTAAACCGTGGAGTGCGGTTCAGGGAAATTGCAATTTTTTCAGATGGTTTGATGTGACTTGTTTGTTGTGAAAGGTGGAATGTAAAACATAAAACATGAAACATGAAACATGAAGCATGAAACATGAAACATGAAACATGAAACATGAAAAGAGGAGTAGGTAAATACTATTCCTCTTTTTTTTGCGTTAATACAGGAGTAATTTAAAATTCATTTTGAAGTACTTTTCAAAATTGATAGAATTGACGGTTGCAACACTTCAAAGCAATTGTATTTACTCATAATCTTAGCTTCCGGACACACAAAACCTGTGTAAACATTGTACAAGTGTATAAACTTTATACACACTAAATCGTATTGAATTATCGTAAATCCCTCAGAATCCATTTTATAGAATAATGGCACATGCATTGCTAAATGTGTTACTGTGAATTCCTGTTTTCGGGAAAATTTATTTAAAAGCCATAGGATAGAAATCAATAGAAGTACAATATGAAGAGTGAAACAATTATTTCAGAACAATTTTATACTACAAGCGACAATACAAACAATAACGAACATTCTGTAAGCAGTTCCATTTTTCGTTTTAAGAGTAAAACAGCAACCAATAACAGTGAAGAAAAGGCAAGTCCATTAGGTTTAATAGTCCTTGCAAGTACTTTTATACTGATGTTAACGGGCGCTTTTATGGTGCATCAATTTCAAACCGATTTTGATCAGTTTCAAATTGACCGAATAAATTCCAGTTGGGGATTTCCTTTTTTAATTTTAGCGATTGCTTTATTTGTCTTTCAAAGCGGTG is a window from the Flavobacterium cupriresistens genome containing:
- a CDS encoding PepSY-like domain-containing protein, which translates into the protein MKIKIIFATVLLGFAISANAQKRIKITELPEASQDFLKKHFSYTTVEVVKKDAEHGEKGYEVILKDGTEVEFWKDGSYREVDGGKKPIPTAFIPAAVKDYVAKNYPNEKITHIDYGHKDLDVDLTNKIDLEFTKEGKLLKGKKE
- a CDS encoding carboxymuconolactone decarboxylase family protein is translated as METRINVFEKGQKAIGTLFAITGYLKKSSLDRSLMELIDFRISQINNCAYCLDMHSKEALANGETTQRLFGLSAWKETPYFTKRERIALAYAEAVNACDVPDEIYNIAQEEFTEEELIDLTLAITTINTWNRINIAFANTPGTYRVGQFG